The genome window CTATCCTCTGTAATCTGAAGCAGCTCCTCTATAGCCTCTTTACGCTTGCCAGAGCCGGCATAAATTGACGCCAGGTAGTAGCGTGCTTCGGCATGGCTCGGATTTTTAGCAATCACCAAGCTTAGCTCACGCTCAGCTTCCTTGTAGTTCTGTTTCTCAATCTGAATTAACGCCACCTTAAAACGGGTATCGCTCGGGTCAGCTTCTAGCTCTTTCAACACCGTCAGATGCTGCAAAGCTTGATCGAGCTTGCTCTCTCCAAGCATCAGGTGTCCAAGCACTTTGCGCGCCAAGACGTTACTCGGATCTTTTTTGAGGATCTTCTCACACAGGGCCTTGGCTTTCTCGGTCTTATTTTGTTGCAAGAGCACTCGCAACAGTTCAGTAGCGCCGTTAGTAAGGGCAGAATCTGCCGCTACAACCTTGGAGTATGCCTCCTCTGCCCGATCGAGCTTGCTCATCTGCTCGTACACCCGTCCGAGGTAGTAGTATCCAACGATTTCGTTCGGGTGTTTAGCTATCAGCCTTCGAAGAATTTCAAGCGCCTGCTCATAGTTCTTCTGCTTCATGTATAAATTTGAGAGCAGTACATAAGCGTCAAACTTGCCAGGAGACTCCTCAATTATAGCACGATAGATCGGCTCAGCCTCTGAATCCCTTCCAAGACTTTCAAGAATTCCCGCGTATAATAAACGCACATGCGGATCGATCGGATCTTCGGTCATCGCTTTTTTGGCGGCCATTAAAGCCTTATCAAGCTCACCAAAACGGAGATAAAGATCCGCTAGCTTAGTGTGAATAATAGCTGCGGGCTCATCGTTAAGCTGATCGGCTTTGGCGAAGTTATCAAGGGCCCCTTGAAAGTCCTGCTGATTTAGCGAGAGCTGACCTATCACAAAGTGGTGCAGCGCGGCAGAGCGCTTCTCAACGTCCGGTGTAAAGGCGCCTGCAGAGGCGTTTGAAACGTCGACCTCGACTGTGCTTGGCATAGTGCTGGCGGGATCGAGGTTCCCTCTAGCACATCCGAGCACGGAGGATGTAAGGAGCACTGGAATAATTGATCTAATTAAACGCATCCCATAGTTCCAGCAAGGGCGTTGCAAAAATGGTTCGCCCGCAAGGACTCGAACCTCGATTTTCAGGGTCAGAACCTGACGTGCTACCATTGCACCACGGGCGAATATGTCCGAATCCTTTAAACGATCGGAACGACTCAGGTTATCATGCCAAGCAATGCGCATCAACCAGGCCAAGGGATGTTCGCTATAAACCAAACTACTTGACCAACCCGCTGTTCTTATTAGGAGTAATACTTACACTCCACGCACTCAAGCAATAATCGCAACTCCCCCTTGGTTTGGTTGAATCAGATTCACGACC of Pseudomonadota bacterium contains these proteins:
- a CDS encoding tetratricopeptide repeat protein — translated: MRLIRSIIPVLLTSSVLGCARGNLDPASTMPSTVEVDVSNASAGAFTPDVEKRSAALHHFVIGQLSLNQQDFQGALDNFAKADQLNDEPAAIIHTKLADLYLRFGELDKALMAAKKAMTEDPIDPHVRLLYAGILESLGRDSEAEPIYRAIIEESPGKFDAYVLLSNLYMKQKNYEQALEILRRLIAKHPNEIVGYYYLGRVYEQMSKLDRAEEAYSKVVAADSALTNGATELLRVLLQQNKTEKAKALCEKILKKDPSNVLARKVLGHLMLGESKLDQALQHLTVLKELEADPSDTRFKVALIQIEKQNYKEAERELSLVIAKNPSHAEARYYLASIYAGSGKRKEAIEELLQITEDSPMYVKARTFAAFVLRQDEKLDQAREVIEDALTAEPGNKNLILYRVLLLRDLNEYEEAEQQLRSALETEPKEERFLFNLGLVLRDRGERAQANVIMEQVLVINPKNSEALNYVAYALAESGTELERAQGLIQRALEVSPTDGYYLDTLGWIQFKQGQLVLAEETLSKAINFSGEDLVIVEHYVEVLLAVGKQHKAVAFMKAIVEQSLEDQELLDPDSAQIYKRIKQKLHEILQQHPELQGIDKMQLSKPPIQREEYSSMGFDILQDM